The Pseudodesulfovibrio cashew genomic sequence TGCGGTTGTACGTCCCGTCCTTGCGCATCTTGTCCAGGGCAAGTTCCAGCTGCTGGAGCAGCAGTTCCTTGTCTTTCAGCGCCGAGGCCCGCGACATGACCAGGTAGGCGGGCTTATTGGCCAGGATTTTTTTGGGCAGGTAGACCACGGAACTGGTCAGGCCCATGTCCTTGAGCCGGTAGTAGGTGACGTCGATGTTGCCTGCGTATGCGTCGATTTCACCCAGGAGCAGGCCGCGCAGGGCGGCGGCCAGATCGGGGTAGTCCTTGACGGTCATGATCGCAGCGGCTTCGGCGGCGGCGAAATCAGGTCCGAGGTCGGTACCGCTGGCACGACCGATGACCTTGCCCTTGAGGTCGGCGTAATCCTGGAAGGGAAACTTGTCGCCCACCTTGGTGAACAGCACGTAATTGCTTACGTGGAGGGGGACGGCCTCCATGAACAGGGAGTATTTCAGGCGTTCGGGCGACTGGAAAAACGAGAGGCCGCCGTCGCATTGACCGTTCTTGACCATGGAGACGAGTTCGTCCCAGGGCACAAGCCGGATGTCCAGGTCCAGTCCGGCACGGAGGGCCGCTTCATTGATGACGTCGACGTCGATGCCGGCGGGGACGCCGTCGACAAGCATGGAATAGGGCGCGAAATCAAGATTGGCCGCAAAGACGGGGCGTTGCGCCCGGGCAGGAAGCGTCATCAGGATCAGGCCGAGGATCAGGGCGAGGGCCGGGGCGATTGCGAAGCGGCGCATGTTTTTTCTCCTGCTGGATGTTGTCGATGTCGCAGGTTTACCCGGTTCCGCAATCCCTGGCAAGGCACGCCTTGTCTGTGTTCCCGGTATGATGGCGAAGGCATTGGAAGATTGCTTTTCCTTTGTTTAAAACATAGAATGTCCGGTAGCGATCAGGAGGATAAGCTTTTTGCGGCAGCCACATTTGCTCATCATCGACGACAGCCCGTCATTTCGTTCGATTCTGGTTTCAGAAATGATCCGTCGCGGTTACAGGGTTACTGAAGCGGACAACGGCACGGATGGGGTCGAAGCATTCACCTTGGACAAGCCCGACGTCGTGCTTGTCGCCTTGCGGCTGTCCGGGATGAGCGGGGTCGCCGTGGTGGCCGAGCTGGCGGAGCGGGGGCCGGAACTGCCCCTGATCGCCCTTTCCGAGGGCGGGGAGCTGAAGGACGCCGTCAGGTCCATGCGCCAGGGTGCCTGGGACATCGTGGCCAAGGGTGAAGGCATGATGGCGGAGCTTGATCAGGCCTTGGTCAAGGGATTCGAGCGGGCCGCCTTTCTGCGCAGGCAGAAGGCGGAGCTTGAGGCCGAAGTGCGGGAGCGGAAACTGGCCGAGGACCGTTTCCGAACCATGCTGGAGGTCTCCCCCCAGCCTGTGGTCATCGTGAACCTGGAGAACGGGCGTTGTGTCTTCGCCAACCACGCGGCCGCAGAACAGCTCGGGGTGGCCCCCGGCGAAGCCGAGGGGTTGCGGGCGCGAACCTTTTTCGACGAGGCCAACGTACACGGGGATGTGAGAGGCCGCCTGCTTCGGGACGGGCACCTCAAGGAAGTCGAGCTGGAGCTCTGCCGGAAGGACGGTTCCGTCTTCTGGGTACAGGCCTCGGCTTCTCTCATGAGTCTGGATGGACGCAGGGTTGCCTATGTTTCATTCATCGACATTTCCGCCCGCATGGAGCTGGTGGACGCCCTCCGGAAATTCAAGTTCATCGCCAACGCCTCCCATGACAGCATGACCCTGGCCAACCGCGACTATGTCTACGAAGCGGTCAACAGGGCGTATCTGGATCAGACCTGGGGAACGGACAAGGATATCCTCGGACGGAACATGGTGGAGATCTGGGGCGAGAAAAATTTCGAACAAAATATCC encodes the following:
- a CDS encoding substrate-binding periplasmic protein, with protein sequence MRRFAIAPALALILGLILMTLPARAQRPVFAANLDFAPYSMLVDGVPAGIDVDVINEAALRAGLDLDIRLVPWDELVSMVKNGQCDGGLSFFQSPERLKYSLFMEAVPLHVSNYVLFTKVGDKFPFQDYADLKGKVIGRASGTDLGPDFAAAEAAAIMTVKDYPDLAAALRGLLLGEIDAYAGNIDVTYYRLKDMGLTSSVVYLPKKILANKPAYLVMSRASALKDKELLLQQLELALDKMRKDGTYNRIARKYLLRF